A DNA window from Opisthocomus hoazin isolate bOpiHoa1 chromosome 31, bOpiHoa1.hap1, whole genome shotgun sequence contains the following coding sequences:
- the LOC142365065 gene encoding olfactory receptor 14J1-like, which yields MSNSSSITEFLLLAFADTRELQLLTFWLLLGIYLAALLANSLIISAIACDHRLHNPMYFFLLNLALIDLASISTTLPKAMANSLWDTRAISYPECAAQVFFFLFFISTEYALLTVMAYDRYVAICKPLHYGILLGTRARVHMAAAAWGTGFLTALLHTANVFSVPICHGKALDQFFCEIPHILKLSCSNYYLGEVGLIMATVCLDLGCFIFNLLSYVQIFRAVLRIPSEQGRHKAFSTCLPHLAVISLFLSTAIVAYLKPLSFSSPALDLVVSFLYLVVPPALNPLIYSMRNQELKDTLKKLILSAVSQQQ from the coding sequence atgtccaacagcagctccatcactgaattcctcctcctggcattcgcagacacacgggagctgcagctcttgaccttctggctcctcctgggcatctacctggctgccctcctggccaACAGCCTCATCATCtctgccatagcctgcgaccaccgcctccacaaccccatgtacttcttcctcctcaacctcgcCCTCATTGACCTTGCCTCCATCTCCACAACTCtacccaaagccatggccaactccCTCTGGGACACCAGAGCCATCTCCTATCCGGAATGCGctgcacaggtttttttctttctcttcttcatctcCACTGAGTATGctctcctcactgtcatggcctatgaccgctatgtggccatctgcaaacccctgcactatgggatcCTCCTGGGCACCAGAGCTCGTGTCCACATGGCAGcggctgcctggggcactgggtttctcactgctctgctgcacactgccaatgtATTTTCAGTACCAATTTGTCATGGTAAAGCTTtagaccagttcttctgtgaaattccCCACATCCTCAAGCTCTCTTGCTCAAACTACTACCTTGGAGAAGTTGGGCTTATTATGGCTACTGTCTGCTTAGATTTGGGGTGTTTTATCTTCAAtctgctgtcctatgtgcagatcttcagggcagTGCTGAGGAttccctctgagcagggacggcacaaagcatTTTCCACctgtctccctcacctggctgtgatTTCCCTCTTTCTCAGCACTGCCATTgttgcctacctgaagcccctctccttctcctccccagccctggaTCTGGTGGTTTCATTTCTGTACTTGGTGGTGCCTCCAGCattgaaccccctcatctacagcatgaggaaccaagAGCTCAAAGACACATTGAAGAAGCTGATTCTATCAGCTGTCTCTCAGCAGCAATAA